The DNA sequence CGCGCCGCGCGGTAACGCCGCCAACGGCCACGGTTCGCGCAACACCAGCAGATCCCACGGCGACTCGCGCGTGGAAATCGCCCCCAAAGCCACGCCCTCTGCCAAGATCCCCGGCACATCTTTGAGGCTATGAATCGCGCAATCAATGGTGCCGGCCAACAACGCGGCGTCGAGTTCCTTGACGAACAGCCCTTTTCCGCCATGCAGATGCAGCGGCCCCTGCACACGATCCCCGCTCGTTTGCATCGGCACTAACAGTGGCTCCACATCCGCACAGCGCTCCCGCACGCGCGCACACAGCCACTCCGCTTGCCAGAGGGCCAGCGGTGAACGGCGCGTTCCGATCCGTAATACGGATGCGCTAGCTGTTGGCGGCTTGGGCACTGCCCGATCCCGTCTTAGTGGTCCGCTCGATCACGCCGAGCAACAGCGCCACGAGGCGCGGCTCCATTGCCTGAATGGCCTTCAGGACCTCGCCGTGATGCATACCACCCGGATGAAGATCCGCGGCGAGATTAGTAATGCAGGACACTCCGAGCACGGACATACGATGAAAGCTTGCGACGATCACTTCCGGCACCGTCGACATCCCGGCGGCATCGGCCCCCATTTGGCGAAACGCGCGGATCTCCGCGGGCGTCTCGTAGCTAGGTCCGGTCGTAGCGACATACACCCCTTCATGCAATTCAATCTGCTGTTGCTTCGCGACTTCATACGCGTGTTGCATCAGCGCCTTCGAATAGGCCCCGGTCATATCGACAAACTGTTGCTTCGATTGGATCGCCACGCCACGCAGCGGATTGTCGCCGAGGAAATTGATATGATCGCGGATCAGCATGAGATCACCGGGCGCAAATCCCGGATTGATCCCACCCGCCGCATTCACTACTAACAACGTCTTCGCGCCGAACACATGCAACGCATGAATCGGAAACGTCGCCTCTTGGAGCGAGTAGCCTTCGTAGTAATGTACACGCCCCACGCTCACGGACAGCGGGACCTCTTTGTACTTCCCGAACACGATCTGGCCTTTGTGCCCTTCGGCTCGGGAGAGCGGGAAATTCGGGATCTGCGCGGTATCGAGCGTGCGCGTGTCGGTCAACGCATCCAGGAATTGAGTCAGTCCGCCGGAGAGAATCACGTGGACACTCGGCGGCGTGCCGATCTCTTTTTTCAAGAAATCCACCGCCTGCTTGAGGCGCTCATTCCAATTCGCGACAAAACTGGGTGTCTCCACGTCGCCTCCTTGCGCAATAAACTTAAGGTCCGTACTGCGAATGCGCGCCCCCTTAACGCGGACCGCCGGCGATCTCAATAAAAAAACACACGCCCCACCCGCTAACCCCTTGGCCAACCACTGTTTTCCTTAAAGACAGCGCCCCGCAGGGTTACTCGAGCTCCCTCCAAGCCGCACAGCGGCGTTGAGGGGGAGGCTCCAGTGGCTTTGCCACTGGAGGGGAAAGCGATGACCGAGTCCGGGAACCCACCGAAGGTGGGTGGACGAGGAAATACCCGCAGGCGTGAGCCGGAGGGTACGCGAGCCCCTGTAACGTCCACGCAACTTGAGCCCCCCAGCCCCCCGATACAATATACAGTAGACCTCGATAGAGGCTACTGACCAACCCCCTTGAGCCCCGGGACGCTAGTGTCCCGGGGCTTGTTTTTTGGGAAATGCAGTCGTGGAAATCGAAAAGACAGGCGCGACACTAACCGACTAACTCCAGCGCAGAGACGATGACTTGTTGGATGGCGGCGCATTCGGCGTCGCTCATTTGGACGCAGCATTTGGACGATTCGAGATACATCGTTGCGGCGTCGTATTGGTGTTCCGTAAATCCGGCACCGGCCACGACTTCCATCACAAACTGACACGGCTCGCCGTTGGCCAAGCGCCACGGTCCTTCGATATGCACGCCCAGTCGCGGCGCTCCGCTGATCCCGAGATGCGCCAGCTCCGCCGGGTTCAACTCCCGCGCCGAGATCAAGATATTGCCATGCGTCGTCGGCACGACACGACCGCCGGGGGAAGACTGCTGCACGATGTGGGCTAAGACCTGCGTGAACGTCAGACAATGACCCGCAAACTCAATCATGACGCCGTTATTTTAGCCGAGCGGCCATCATGGCGTCAAAGCGCGATTTATCGCTCAAACCGGCCCGCAAAAACGGCAACGGATCAAGCGGTTGCCCGGCATAGTGCAACTCAAAATGGAGGTGCGGACCGGTCACCAACCCCGTCGCGCCGACCCGCCCAATCAGTTCGCCCGCCCCCACCGCCGCCCCCCGCCGGACCACGGCCGCCCGCAAATGTGCATACCGAGAGTGCCATCCGAACCCATGATCCAATTCAATCGTCACTCCATATCCCCGCCGCCACCCGGCAAACCGCACCGTGCCTGCCTGTGCCGCCACTACC is a window from the Deltaproteobacteria bacterium genome containing:
- a CDS encoding purine-nucleoside phosphorylase, whose amino-acid sequence is METPSFVANWNERLKQAVDFLKKEIGTPPSVHVILSGGLTQFLDALTDTRTLDTAQIPNFPLSRAEGHKGQIVFGKYKEVPLSVSVGRVHYYEGYSLQEATFPIHALHVFGAKTLLVVNAAGGINPGFAPGDLMLIRDHINFLGDNPLRGVAIQSKQQFVDMTGAYSKALMQHAYEVAKQQQIELHEGVYVATTGPSYETPAEIRAFRQMGADAAGMSTVPEVIVASFHRMSVLGVSCITNLAADLHPGGMHHGEVLKAIQAMEPRLVALLLGVIERTTKTGSGSAQAANS
- a CDS encoding M23 family metallopeptidase, which translates into the protein VVAAQAGTVRFAGWRRGYGVTIELDHGFGWHSRYAHLRAAVVRRGAAVGAGELIGRVGATGLVTGPHLHFELHYAGQPLDPLPFLRAGLSDKSRFDAMMAARLK